AGGGCATACCGAAGAGAAACAGAGGGAAACAGAGATGAAAGAACCTTCTTCATCACTGAAGCTGCCGTGTGGGGTCTTACCACTACCGGAGCTGCAGTTACCTAAACAAGGATTCGAATGGGGACAAGACCAGTTCTTGAGTATAAGCCCATGGCTCCAGAATCTTACACCTATAGTTaacttattaaatttttaggCTATGTAAAGAGAAAATCTCACGACAAGTTTAACTATTCTTCACCTGGAAAAACAGAACTTGTAAGACACTAAGATGTAAGATGTTTGTCTTTAGCTTAAGAGTTAcctattgtatttttatttactgaGATAAATGTATCTTGTGTAAGTTTGTAacgtaagaaaaaaataatgtatacaaGTCAGAATCTTGACTGTACAATTCAATTCAGTAAAACAAAAGTGCTATACTTTGAATCATGGACTTCTCATGTATGATAATTTCTCTCGACCGTACCAAGTTTTAGATTCCATAGAATATACGAGAAGAAAACTAGAGTAATAACGATAGAAGTCATACCCATGTTGAATCAATCGATGTTGCTATTATCTTGATCGGTTACAAATCTTGCTTTGTGGCCTTTCAATGACTTTTTTCAGTTTGTGGGACCTTAGTCCCATCATTGACCGTAGACCCATTAGTTTCTTCTCCTTCGTAATCCACTCACTGCTGGTGACCCATTATTTCCAATTCTCTGACTCCGAGAAACAGGGGCTAGAGGCAAAAGcgttctcttttgttttctttggccACAAAACGGTGACGGTTCACGCATTACAATGGAGGATTCACGTTAGCAGGCGGCATAAGTCAAACACTCAACCAGATAGAGACCTTGCAAATTCATCTTTGAGAATTAAATGCTTCTGGTTATGAATAACTagttaaaaatcaattaagaactACTTTTAAACTCAAAACacgtatatataatttttccaCACCCGTAGTTCCAACTACTAAATCTCACAATCTAGAGAACTAAAACCTAAGAGATAAATTATAGTTGCATGAACACTGCTCCGATGAATTTTTGGCTGCCTCCAGTCTTCCGCGCATTCAGTGGAATGTGGCACGAGTAATACTTGACGGAGGCTAGCCATGACGTAGTTACTGCCAAAACCGGAATCCTCCACATGAGCACACCTTCTCCGCCGCCGCAATTCTTTCGTACCGAACCTAGAACTATCACGATGAGTCCTCTTATTTGCTTGGAAATGTCATCCTTTGATTTTTCCGACGAGTACTCTAGAAACAAAGTTCACGGCTCAAATCTATTTGAACAAGGCGTCTTTATGGTTTCCGAGATTCACCTAGTCTCATCCAGTTCAACTCTAATTGCAGAGGCCTTCGCGATGCGGTTGGCTCTTTGCATGGCGTTAACCTTAGAGTTCCCTACACTCGAGGTTCTCTCCAACCTTTAAACGCTCATCAGAGCTATCACCGGCAACATTCAGTCTAAAGAAAACATCGGAATCGTTGAAGATATCCGAGTGATCTCCTCTGGTTTTGCATCAGTTTCGTTctcttatctctctctttcGGAAAATGTAATAGCCGATGGCTTAGCTAAAATGCCTCTTCAAGCTTCTTTATCTTTGTAATGGACTCCTTGAATTGAGCCATCTTTGGGCTCTTTTCAGTTTCTTTAGTTTTAATGAAATTtcagtgataaaaaaaaaaaatatatattatagttgcATTAAGTTCGAGTTTTGATATGTTCACAAATAACAATAACATCAACATGACAATTTGCTCACATGAATTATTTTCAAGTAATTAAATCAACTCTAGTTGTATTCAGTTAATTTATGATCATGAATCATGAAGTAGGTAGTTAATAAAGTTCAAGCATTAAGCACAATACAAGTGAAGTATTTTAATGATAACTATCTAATGTAAGAACCCTAAACATTCAGTTTCTTCACTTCATTGAACCCTACCTAACACCTAACTGTGAAATTAATCAGACATAAttaaagaacacaaaaacaaagaagaataaAATTGCATAATTAAAGAGGTATAGAAAACTTGTCCAAGAAAAGTACATAGTCAAATAATGGCCTTTCCAAAGCTTACATTCTCGAAAGCTCAAGTCTGTAAGAATAAAACGTAAACTCCTAATTTTCATCATAAATGGTATTTAGAGACAATGGACCACTGACTCTCTTGAAAATGGAAAAATCAAACAGGAGAAAGCAAAACTTTAGACTGGTCGTGTGCATCGGATCAAACGATCAGAAAATGAGATCGATCAATCCTTTCTGGTCGAGGAACGTTTTCGTCGATCGATCAATCATGATGTCACGTTGATCGATCACTATATCTGTCCGTCGCCCATCGCTCGATCCGTTTATGTAATTAATTCACCAGTTCTTGTTCTTCATTTtaacttcttcaaatcatctcAAGATTCATTTAAATTCTTGTAAAACTCACCACATTCATTAAAAAGCTCTTAACCACCTAAAGCACCTGAAAACATAGATAAAAATACTCCAGAAAACCTAAAAcgactaaaaagtaaaaaccatGTCAAAGGTTAGTAAAAACCAGAGTATATCAGTAAGGCTTCTACGGATCTGACCTGTCAGAACAACAAGAGAAGAATGAAACAGTTTATGGAGTCCGTAGTAGTGAGCAATAAACATGGTcctcttttatattttatggtaTGGAGTTGCCTTCATATTTGGGTTTTATCTTGAACTCAGCAACTAATGTGTAATAATGTGTGGTTTTGTCCAAACTGGAGACAAGATCCGGAAgtgaatatatatatgcaagAATGGTGCTGTTATCATCTTCTCTAAGGAGACAAGCCATGCTGATTATTTCATAACCTATGCCAACGCGTTGCAAATTCGGCCGTGCacattcattttcttgagatCTGAAACTTATCTTTATAGAATATAGGAAATGAGCTGTGGAAGGGAACATTGAGCAGACATAGACACTCATTGTTCAATATTATAAGTTTATGACAACCAATAGATTCCTCATTGCCTCTCTTTCCTGGTGGTGTATATAAGTATTACCTGGAGAGGCATTGAGAAGCACAACAAACACTTTAGCCTTCTCTTCGCTCATTAacaagagagaaacaaaaaatggCTGTCTCCTTCCACGTTCGATCTAACAGTTACCCCTCTAGACTTCACCCACAAGCTGCTCATGTTGATGAGCAGTTAACTCGACTGAGATCTTCTGATGAAACCTCGACATCTTCAAGCTCTTCTATATGTCAAAGACTTGACAAACTTCAAGATCTTCACGAGTCTCTTGACAAACTTATTCGCCTACCTTTCACACAACATACTTTACCTCtagagaagaacaagaaagcTGTCGAGCAGATTCTTGATGGATCTCTCAGGATCTTGGATCTGTGCAACATTTCCAAGGATGCTTTGTCGCAGATGAAAGAGGGTCTCATGGAGATCCAGTCGATGCTGAGAAGAAAGCGCGGAGATCTATCGGGAGAGGTCAAGAAGTACTTAGCCTCAAGAAAATCCATCAAGAAGTCATTGCAAAAGGTCTTTAAGAGTTTGAAGATCAAACAAGACCAAGAGTGCAACGACGAGTCTTTGGCAGCGTTTGGAGAAGCAGAAGCTATTACAGTTGGTCTGTTTGATTCTCTGTTGTGCTTCATGTCTGGATCGAAGACATGTAGCAAATGGTCACTTGTCTCAAAGCTAATGAACCAGAAGAAAGTTACATGTGAAGCACAAGCAAATGAATTCACAAGAGTTGACTCTGAATTCGAATCAGAGAAGACTTTGAAAATGGATGATGTGCAGATCCTAGAGTCATGCATTCACGATCTTGAAGATGGACTTCAATCTCTTTCCAAGTCCTTGATTAAATACCGAGTTTCGATTCTTAACACCTTAGGCCATTAAAGCCTACAAATTTTGtagaaaaaatgtaaatataattactTGTAAAAGAAACACATAAACAATGAATACAAGTTCTTTATCATATATAACTCTGTTCTCGTGATATCTCTTATTTTTTTCACGAATGATCATCAAACAACTAAACCCTTTCTCGATTTTCAGAAACGTCACACAGTTTCTTACCCTCAAATTTCACTATTTAATCATTTTGTGTTATGACTGAGTAAATTAAACAACGTTTACTTGTTCACCAAACATATCATGTGGCATCTCTGAACCTGATATTAAAGATAACCCAAAAAGTGTTAAGTAATCCATTATCTATTTGTTAACATGCCATAATCTGCGGATAGGGATCTTGCCACCATTATCACAGTTGTCTAAATATGCTTCCTTTTGATTAGTATAATCACAACTTCATAATGCCAACGTGTGTACACGGAAAGGTTATAAATATTCACTAAATATTCAGACGTGGGAGACAAAGCCAAGCTGGAATTGGCAGAAGCTATTAAGAGTGCTCGTGCGGTTACGCATTTTGTAAGATAATAAAAGCTTACATTTATTGTCTTATGGACATATTTCAGCACCTTCAACGTGATTAAGATCTGACTTTTTCATCAGCATTGTCTTTTGCTTGTCGTATGGCACACTAATCTCAAAGTTCACAGagcaaaaatattatataactcCTAGAAGATAGGCATGAGACTTGCACGAGTGACATTGCATTCAATAGCAAACAAGCCAGCCTGGAATATATCTCATTGCAATGAAACTGATCTCAATGCATTAAGTAACTGGAGATATAGTTGGAGGGAGACACTGAGCTTATATGGTGGAGATCTTTATCTTTACCATTATTTGTGTTAGTGAGAAAAAGATGCCTTATGCCATCTTGAAAGGGGAACATTGTATTAATGgtgttaatattttaatcacCATGAGATTCCTCTTGCCTATATATATGTACTGACCTTTGAGGCAATGCGAAAGCATAACAAACATCTTTGGCTCTCTCAAAACTTCTCTTTGATCAATAACAAAGATCTTAAGATTCAAAACAATGACAGTTTCTTTCCATAATCGCTCTAACAGTTTACCTTCTAGATCTCACCCACAAGCCGCTCGTGTCGATGAGCAGTTGGCCTGTTTGAGATCTTCTGAGGAAGCCTCAACATCTTCTATCTGCAAAAGAGTTGACAACCTTCAAGAACTACACGAATCTCTTGACAAGCTCATTCGTTTACCCTTTACCCAACAGGCACTAGCACAAGTACAAAACAAGATATTCGTCGAGCAGCTTCTTGATGGATCTCTCAGGATCTTGGACTATTGCAACATTTCCAAGGATGTTTTGTCGCAGATGAAAGAGGGTCTCATCGAGATCCAATCTATTCTACGAAGAAAGCGAGGTGATCTATCAGAAGAGGTCAGGAAATATTTAGCCTCAAGAAAGTCCCTCAAGAAGACATTCCCTAAAATACAAAAgtctctcaatgttgttgcaCGTGAAGGAGAGTCTTTGGCTGTCTTTGGAGAAGCAGAGGCTATCACAGTTTCTATGTTTGAGTCTCTCTTTAGCTACATGTTTGGATCAAAGACTTGTGGAAAATGGTCAGTCGTCTCAAAGCTAATGAGCAAGAAGAAAGTTACAGCTGAAGCTCAAGTAAACGAATTCACTAGGGCTGATTCTGAATTTCAGTCTGGAAAGATCTTGAAGATAGAAGATGTTCAGATCCTAGTGTCATGTATTCAAGATCTTGAAGATGGAGTTGAATCTCTTTCAAAGACATTggtcaaatatagagtttcaatTCTTAACACATTAGGCCACTAAAGACTACAATTTTGTACGTAAGAGAAGATAATAGAAACTTATTCAAGTCTCAggacatattatttatttgatctcGGACTGTTTAACCAATCAAAGAACAAGATCATTCTAAAAACAAGTTCTCAGGCAttagcttttaaaaaaaaaaaaaaaaaaaattaaaaagcaaaccaatcgcgggccgccacgtgtcagtggggcccgcgaacagtgtaagaaactcACTAAAATCGGTTCTTAATTAGTA
The window above is part of the Brassica napus cultivar Da-Ae chromosome C3, Da-Ae, whole genome shotgun sequence genome. Proteins encoded here:
- the LOC111203944 gene encoding uncharacterized protein LOC111203944 yields the protein MAVSFHVRSNSYPSRLHPQAAHVDEQLTRLRSSDETSTSSSSSICQRLDKLQDLHESLDKLIRLPFTQHTLPLEKNKKAVEQILDGSLRILDLCNISKDALSQMKEGLMEIQSMLRRKRGDLSGEVKKYLASRKSIKKSLQKVFKSLKIKQDQECNDESLAAFGEAEAITVGLFDSLLCFMSGSKTCSKWSLVSKLMNQKKVTCEAQANEFTRVDSEFESEKTLKMDDVQILESCIHDLEDGLQSLSKSLIKYRVSILNTLGH
- the LOC125583733 gene encoding uncharacterized protein LOC125583733, translated to MTVSFHNRSNSLPSRSHPQAARVDEQLACLRSSEEASTSSICKRVDNLQELHESLDKLIRLPFTQQALAQVQNKIFVEQLLDGSLRILDYCNISKDVLSQMKEGLIEIQSILRRKRGDLSEEVRKYLASRKSLKKTFPKIQKSLNVVAREGESLAVFGEAEAITVSMFESLFSYMFGSKTCGKWSVVSKLMSKKKVTAEAQVNEFTRADSEFQSGKILKIEDVQILVSCIQDLEDGVESLSKTLVKYRVSILNTLGH